Proteins encoded together in one Hydrogenobacter hydrogenophilus window:
- a CDS encoding RrF2 family transcriptional regulator, with product MIYSETVKYALLALSYLALNKDRLVKVEEIAEAQKIPKPFLSKIFHKLARERVLRSYKGPTGGFTLAVPPEQITIMDVIRYLDEDYKLDYCALRPGRCEEWQVSPCRVHEKWTRLRETILDYLNTTTIAELAEVEEKHRHKEPVQIERSIK from the coding sequence ATGATATACTCAGAAACAGTCAAGTACGCTTTGCTGGCTTTGTCTTACTTGGCGCTGAACAAAGACAGGCTTGTGAAAGTTGAGGAGATAGCAGAAGCTCAAAAAATTCCCAAACCCTTCCTGTCCAAAATATTCCACAAGCTGGCAAGGGAAAGGGTGCTCAGGTCCTACAAAGGTCCCACGGGTGGTTTTACCCTTGCAGTACCCCCAGAGCAGATAACCATAATGGATGTTATACGCTATCTGGATGAAGATTACAAACTGGACTACTGCGCCTTAAGACCTGGAAGGTGTGAGGAGTGGCAGGTATCTCCATGTAGGGTGCACGAAAAGTGGACGAGACTAAGAGAGACCATACTGGACTATCTTAACACCACCACCATAGCGGAGTTGGCAGAGGTAGAAGAAAAGCACAGGCACAAAGAGCCTGTGCAAATAGAAAGATCCATCAAATAA
- a CDS encoding ribonucleoside triphosphate reductase produces the protein MFRLELESIIAKNKNLPKVIKRDGTEVPFDRSRIEVAIGKAFKAIGEPVDASTLEELVNHIILKVLELKRESVHVEEVQDIVEETLILHGFAKTAKAYILYRKKREELRDISKAIVDAEKVVQEYVYQQDWRVRENANASYSFSGLMLHTAGTVIAHYTLTYVYPERIAKAHREGDFHIHDLSHGIVGYCAGWSLEDLLRKGFRGGYGKVTAGPAKHFSSLVGQIVNFLGCVQMEFAGAQALNSVDTYLAPFVRVDKLSYEEVKQVIQQLVFSLNVPSRWGGQAPFVNFSFDWTVPEDMRERPVLVGGTERPDIGYYGEFQEEMNMINRAFIEVLMEGDHAGRIFSFPIPTYNITSDFDFYSENAKMLWKLTAKYGIPYFQNFISSSLKPGDVRSMCCRLQLDLRELRRRMGGLFGSADKTGSIGVVTINMPRIAYLSGSEEEFFERLSELMELAKESLEIKRKVIERNLKKGLMPYSREYLQSFDTFFSTIGLVGMNEACLNLLGVSIAEPQGKDFAIRVLKFMRERLADFQEETGHLYNLEATPAESAAYRLARIDRAKFPDIITAGESEPYYTNSTHLPVNYTDDPFEVLEHQKDLQVLYTGGTVIHFFLQESPNETALPEFIKKVFERYPVPYITITPTFSVCKEHGYIQGEHFNCPQCGRQTEVYSRVVGYYRPVQLWNRGKQEEFKDRLEYVI, from the coding sequence CAGAGGTTCCCTTTGACAGGTCAAGGATAGAAGTGGCAATAGGAAAGGCGTTCAAAGCTATTGGAGAACCTGTTGATGCAAGCACACTGGAAGAACTTGTGAATCACATTATTCTTAAGGTTCTTGAGCTTAAAAGGGAAAGCGTCCATGTGGAGGAGGTGCAGGATATTGTAGAAGAAACCCTTATACTTCACGGCTTTGCTAAAACTGCTAAAGCCTACATCTTATACAGAAAGAAGAGGGAGGAGCTAAGGGACATATCAAAAGCCATAGTGGATGCGGAAAAAGTGGTTCAAGAGTATGTATATCAGCAAGACTGGAGGGTAAGAGAAAATGCTAATGCGAGCTACTCTTTCTCAGGGCTTATGCTTCATACCGCTGGAACTGTAATAGCTCACTATACGCTTACCTATGTGTATCCTGAGAGGATAGCAAAAGCTCACAGAGAAGGGGATTTTCACATACATGACCTATCACACGGTATAGTGGGCTACTGTGCAGGTTGGTCTCTTGAGGACCTCTTGCGAAAAGGCTTTAGGGGTGGATACGGTAAGGTAACCGCAGGACCAGCAAAACACTTTTCTTCCCTTGTAGGTCAAATAGTTAACTTTCTGGGATGCGTTCAGATGGAGTTTGCAGGCGCTCAAGCTTTAAACTCCGTTGATACATACCTTGCACCTTTCGTAAGGGTTGATAAACTAAGCTACGAAGAAGTAAAACAGGTAATCCAGCAGTTGGTATTTTCCCTCAATGTACCCTCAAGGTGGGGTGGACAAGCACCCTTTGTAAACTTCTCCTTTGACTGGACTGTTCCCGAGGACATGAGGGAAAGACCCGTCTTAGTAGGGGGAACGGAGAGACCAGATATAGGATACTATGGAGAATTTCAGGAAGAGATGAACATGATAAACAGAGCTTTTATTGAGGTGCTTATGGAAGGAGATCACGCTGGCAGGATATTCTCCTTTCCCATACCTACCTATAACATAACTTCGGATTTTGACTTCTACTCGGAAAATGCAAAAATGCTCTGGAAACTTACCGCCAAATACGGTATTCCTTACTTCCAAAACTTTATATCAAGCAGTTTGAAACCCGGTGATGTTAGAAGTATGTGTTGCAGGCTACAGCTTGACCTTAGAGAACTGAGGCGCAGAATGGGTGGCCTTTTTGGAAGCGCTGACAAAACAGGTTCCATAGGTGTTGTGACCATAAACATGCCCAGGATAGCTTACCTCTCTGGAAGCGAGGAGGAGTTTTTTGAAAGACTCAGCGAGCTTATGGAACTTGCAAAAGAAAGCCTTGAGATAAAGAGAAAAGTTATAGAGAGGAATCTGAAGAAAGGGCTTATGCCTTACTCAAGGGAGTACCTACAATCTTTTGACACCTTTTTCTCCACCATAGGACTTGTAGGTATGAACGAAGCATGTTTAAACTTGCTCGGTGTATCCATAGCAGAACCCCAAGGTAAGGATTTTGCCATAAGAGTGTTAAAATTTATGAGGGAAAGGCTTGCAGACTTCCAAGAAGAAACGGGACACCTTTACAATCTTGAAGCTACCCCAGCGGAGTCTGCAGCTTATAGGCTTGCAAGGATAGACAGAGCTAAGTTTCCAGATATAATCACTGCAGGAGAAAGTGAGCCTTATTACACAAACTCCACACATCTGCCAGTAAACTACACAGATGATCCCTTTGAGGTGCTTGAGCACCAAAAAGACCTGCAGGTGCTTTATACAGGTGGAACAGTAATACACTTCTTCCTCCAAGAATCTCCTAACGAAACAGCATTACCGGAATTTATAAAGAAGGTTTTTGAACGGTACCCTGTGCCTTACATAACCATAACACCCACCTTTTCTGTTTGCAAGGAACACGGCTACATACAGGGTGAACACTTCAACTGTCCCCAATGTGGGAGGCAGACGGAAGTTTATTCAAGGGTGGTAGGATACTACAGACCTGTTCAACTTTGGAACAGGGGCAAGCAGGAAGAGTTCAAAGACAGACTTGAGTATGTTATTTGA